The Anthonomus grandis grandis unplaced genomic scaffold, icAntGran1.3 ctg00000574.1, whole genome shotgun sequence genome includes a region encoding these proteins:
- the LOC126749727 gene encoding lysosome-associated membrane glycoprotein 5-like, producing MARMGTVYFQFFVICTSLTSLTQSIELSNNKGSSKPIRPRTSTPPSLEGVTSKAAPVISTTPKDDSGVAIYRVLNRITDTTCILLKTDALVEVTFKLHKLDEKAASLIPEKAMIDGDCGLEERVTMNLVWSGYKLTLSFKKTPGGELWYINNVELDASVDLPEFHGILTRDKTIRLYNDSMLLPTPVGRSFLCNEEVEILLKTRKEDRPPQGVRGSLLLRALQLQPFMYRSENFSRPFECNAQRSF from the exons gtACTTCTTTGACAAGCCTAACGCAGTCCATCGAGTTATCAAATAATAAGGGATCATCAAAGCCGATAAGACCAAGAACCAGCACACCACCTTCACTGGAAGGTGTCACATCTAAGGCTGCACCAGTCATCTCGACAACCCCTAAAGATGacagcggtgttgccatttatcGAGTCCTCAACCGGATCACCGATACGACGTGTATTTTGCTTAAGACTGACGCCTTGGTCGAG GTCACCTTCAAACTGCATAAATTAGATGAAAAAGCCGCGTCTCTAATTCCCGAAAAAGCGATGATCGATGGAGACTGCGGCCTGGAGGAACGTGTAACTATGAACTTAGTGTGGTCCGGATATAAGCTGaccttatcttttaaaaag ACCCCTGGTGGCGAACTGTGGTACATCAATAATGTAGAACTGGATGCTAGTGTTGACCTTCCAGAATTTCACGGAATTCTTACTAGAG ATAAAACTATTAGACTTTACAATGACAGCATGCTCCTTCCTACTCCAGTAGGCAGATCGTTTTTATGCAACGAAGAAGTGGAGATCCTACTGAAGACTCGAAAGGAGGACAGGCCTCCTCAAGGAGTCCGAGGCTCCTTACTACTCAGAGCCTTACAGTTACAACCATTTATGTACAGAAGTGAAAACTTTTCAAGGCCATTCGAGTGTAATGCACAGAGAAGTTTTAG